The following proteins come from a genomic window of Rutidosis leptorrhynchoides isolate AG116_Rl617_1_P2 chromosome 10, CSIRO_AGI_Rlap_v1, whole genome shotgun sequence:
- the LOC139871280 gene encoding secreted RxLR effector protein 161-like produces MFLIYLLKLDCKPAKTPAIPNHKMFIEEGAELANQEQYQRIVGKLIYHVHTRPDISYAVGVVRKFMHHPQVHHMEAVWRIIRYLKRTTRHGVVFNINGHLKTQIYTDADPRGEKGDRKSTSGYFTSVGGNLVMWESKNQKVVALSSVEAEFRGIARRVQETLWIRKLLAMIRFSPEDTSQIFCNDETTIIISENPV; encoded by the coding sequence atgttcttgatctACTTGCTGAAACTGGACTGCAAACCAGCCAAGACCCCTGCAATTCCAAACCATAAGATGTTTATAGAAGAAGGAGCTGAACTTGCAAATCAAGAACAATATCAAAGGATAGTTGGAAAGCTGATTTACCATGTTCATACTCGCCCTGATATATCGTATGCAGTAGGAGTCGTCAGAAAATTTATGCATCACCCTCAAGTACATCACATGGAAGCTGTGTGGAGGATCATCAGATACCTCAAAAGAACAACTAGACATGGAGTTGTATTCAATATTAACGGACACCTTAAAACTCAGATATACACAGATGCAGACCCCCGAGGTGAAAAAGGAGACAGAAAATCCACGTCAGGGTATTTCACCTCAGTTGGCGGTAACTTGGTTATGTGGGAAAGTAAAAATCAAAAAGTGGTTGCTCTTTCAAGCGTTGAAGCCGAGTTCAGAGGGATAGCACGAAGAGTGCAAGAAACATTATGGATCCGTAAGTTACTAGCAATGATCAGATTTTCACCTGAAGACACTAGTCAAATTTTTTGCAACGACGAAACAACAATTATTATATCGGAAAACCCAGTTTAA